One Bacteriovorax sp. PP10 DNA window includes the following coding sequences:
- the ylqF gene encoding ribosome biogenesis GTPase YlqF: MKKNTPLKLTDDIELTPDVDYKAAGINWYPGHMARAIREIKEKLKTVDIVFEIRDARAPLASGNKNLESTLRQKSHFIILNKANLATPNMIIQWEAWFEKQGTPFMFIDCFDKGQMKKMMAMARTIVADKRRQSNPEVPNPKTQMRLMIIGLPNTGKSTIINMLAGRTAVKVADKPGQTQVQQLIKIDKDLDLLDTPGVMPPSLAKEEHGLWLSALNAIPDDVVGEELPAKFLVDHFRSLNSKEFKERYKLESLEIPTEEIIEKIAVLRGCLKQKGALDLERVYKLILGDFRKGELGKCCFGVPPKDE; the protein is encoded by the coding sequence ATGAAGAAAAACACACCACTAAAACTTACAGATGATATAGAATTAACGCCGGACGTAGACTACAAAGCGGCCGGCATTAACTGGTACCCGGGTCACATGGCCCGCGCGATCAGAGAGATCAAAGAAAAACTTAAAACAGTTGATATTGTTTTTGAAATCAGAGATGCACGCGCTCCTCTGGCCTCAGGAAATAAAAACCTGGAAAGTACTCTTCGCCAAAAAAGTCATTTCATTATTTTGAATAAAGCAAATCTTGCTACTCCGAATATGATTATCCAATGGGAAGCCTGGTTTGAAAAACAAGGTACACCTTTTATGTTTATCGACTGCTTTGATAAAGGGCAGATGAAAAAGATGATGGCGATGGCCAGAACGATTGTGGCGGATAAACGCAGACAATCTAATCCCGAAGTTCCCAATCCAAAAACACAAATGCGTTTAATGATTATTGGTTTACCAAATACTGGTAAGTCGACAATCATCAATATGCTTGCTGGTAGAACGGCCGTTAAAGTGGCGGACAAGCCAGGACAAACACAAGTTCAACAGCTCATCAAAATCGATAAAGACTTAGACCTTCTCGACACTCCAGGAGTGATGCCGCCTTCTCTTGCAAAAGAAGAGCATGGACTTTGGTTGAGCGCTCTAAATGCAATTCCGGATGATGTTGTGGGTGAAGAATTACCTGCAAAATTTTTAGTGGATCATTTCAGAAGTTTAAATTCAAAAGAATTCAAAGAAAGATACAAACTTGAGTCACTGGAAATTCCAACAGAAGAGATCATCGAAAAGATCGCTGTTCTTCGTGGTTGCCTAAAGCAAAAAGGCGCGCTTGACCTTGAGCGAGTTTATAAACTTATTTTAGGTGATTTCAGAAAAGGTGAATTAGGGAAATGCTGTTTTGGCGTTCCACCAAAGGACGAGTAA
- a CDS encoding acyl-CoA desaturase: MTIKKINTAKLRLHWPNIIGIAVIHLLALAAIPFFSWSAFAVCWALFFIISPIGVTLTYHRLLSHRSFKVPQWFEYVLTTFGALSGQGPVLLWVAEHRLHHRYSDSEKDPHSARHGGFWWSHVTHLFYHKEFEDNEDQWSKYIPDLYKHKYYHWLTKYNFLVALSLAPILYMMGGWAFVMWGIPMRIAIMLHVTWFVNSATHRWGYRNFETRDDSSNVWWVAILGAGEGWHNNHHAQANCAAHGRMWWEFDLTWQLIRGLEFVGLATDVKRPVPVRTVHKDEIDNALIPLDRLDDMLVVDIAL; the protein is encoded by the coding sequence ATGACAATCAAAAAAATAAATACTGCGAAACTTCGTTTGCATTGGCCGAATATTATCGGCATTGCTGTTATTCACCTTTTAGCTCTTGCAGCTATTCCGTTTTTTAGCTGGAGTGCATTTGCAGTATGCTGGGCCTTGTTCTTCATCATCAGCCCAATTGGCGTGACGTTGACTTACCATCGCCTGCTTAGTCACCGTTCATTCAAAGTTCCTCAGTGGTTCGAATATGTATTAACAACATTTGGAGCTCTATCTGGCCAGGGGCCGGTTCTTCTTTGGGTTGCAGAACACAGACTTCACCACAGATACTCTGATTCAGAAAAAGACCCACACAGTGCTCGTCACGGTGGATTCTGGTGGTCACATGTCACTCACCTTTTTTATCACAAAGAATTTGAGGACAATGAAGATCAGTGGAGCAAGTACATTCCCGATTTGTACAAACACAAATATTACCACTGGCTGACTAAATATAATTTCCTGGTTGCTTTATCTCTGGCGCCGATTTTATACATGATGGGCGGATGGGCATTTGTTATGTGGGGAATCCCAATGCGAATTGCGATCATGTTGCACGTCACTTGGTTTGTAAATTCAGCGACACACCGTTGGGGATATAGAAACTTCGAAACTCGCGATGACTCAAGCAATGTCTGGTGGGTAGCGATTCTGGGAGCTGGCGAAGGTTGGCACAACAATCACCATGCTCAAGCGAACTGTGCAGCACATGGACGTATGTGGTGGGAGTTTGACTTAACTTGGCAATTAATCCGAGGATTGGAGTTTGTGGGCCTGGCAACAGACGTAAAACGACCGGTACCCGTTAGAACTGTTCATAAAGACGAGATTGATAACGCTTTAATCCCTCTTGATCGACTAGATGATATGCTTGTTGTAGATATTGCTCTATAA
- a CDS encoding calcium:cation antiporter, whose translation MSKFIKNINWMAVLPYLCLISLGGIYAAGELTLTLSLVAIVFLVIAIMASVYHAEEIAHDIGEGLGALVLALSVTVIEVGLIVSLMTAGGEGSSAIARDTVFAAIMIVSNGIVGICILLGGLKYGEVEFQFRGANSLLVVLISLSVFCFILPNYTTSVVGPYYNNSQLIFISVISIILYIALVLFQTKTHAYYFLSEKEAPTGKSDHKKVISTKKVLVSFAALLFGLVSVIGLAKFIAPMIESGVANIGAPKAVVGLLIASIVLLPEAITAILAVRQNKLQTSLNLALGSGAASIALTIPVVSVYSILNKQPLMLGLDPKSMVFLFLTFIVGSLTLGNGKATALSGVIHLIIMFAFFAVTIIP comes from the coding sequence ATGTCTAAATTTATCAAAAATATAAACTGGATGGCCGTCTTACCCTATCTTTGTCTGATTTCTCTTGGTGGTATTTACGCAGCAGGAGAGTTGACGCTTACTTTATCATTGGTTGCAATCGTCTTTTTAGTGATCGCGATTATGGCCTCAGTTTATCACGCAGAAGAAATCGCTCACGATATTGGTGAAGGTTTAGGAGCATTAGTTTTAGCTCTTTCGGTAACTGTTATTGAAGTGGGCTTAATTGTTTCACTTATGACGGCCGGTGGAGAGGGCAGCAGTGCCATCGCCAGAGATACTGTTTTTGCGGCCATTATGATCGTTAGTAATGGTATTGTTGGTATTTGTATTTTATTAGGTGGATTAAAATATGGCGAAGTTGAATTTCAATTTCGTGGTGCCAATTCTTTATTAGTCGTTCTTATTTCTCTTTCAGTTTTTTGTTTTATCTTACCCAATTACACAACATCAGTTGTGGGCCCTTATTATAATAATAGCCAACTTATTTTCATTTCAGTTATTTCAATAATTCTTTATATCGCTTTAGTTTTATTTCAAACTAAAACTCACGCTTATTATTTTCTTTCTGAAAAAGAAGCACCAACCGGTAAGTCAGATCACAAGAAAGTCATTTCAACCAAAAAAGTTTTAGTTAGTTTTGCTGCACTTCTATTTGGATTAGTTAGTGTTATTGGGCTTGCAAAGTTTATTGCACCAATGATTGAAAGTGGTGTCGCAAATATTGGGGCTCCCAAAGCAGTTGTTGGTCTTCTCATCGCTTCAATTGTTTTATTACCAGAAGCAATCACGGCGATTTTAGCAGTCAGACAAAATAAACTTCAAACCAGTTTAAACCTGGCACTAGGTTCAGGGGCGGCCAGTATCGCACTGACAATTCCAGTCGTAAGTGTTTATTCAATTTTAAACAAACAACCATTGATGTTAGGGCTTGATCCAAAAAGTATGGTGTTTTTATTTTTAACTTTCATTGTAGGAAGTTTAACTTTAGGAAATGGAAAAGCGACTGCTCTTAGTGGAGTGATTCATTTAATTATCATGTTTGCTTTTTTCGCCGTTACAATTATTCCTTAG
- a CDS encoding OsmC family protein: MITATRNGTLGAISSVRDHQILSGTTKESGGDDEGMSPHELLEAALASCTIITVQMYANRKTWPLESTDVVVTTDSEGATSHLTREITFKGNLDEEQKTRLLEIANKCPIHKLLTSHIEIETILKN, translated from the coding sequence ATGATTACTGCGACAAGGAATGGAACATTAGGTGCGATTTCAAGTGTAAGAGATCATCAGATTCTCTCAGGGACAACCAAAGAAAGTGGCGGTGATGATGAAGGAATGAGTCCACATGAGCTTCTGGAAGCTGCTCTCGCCTCTTGCACGATTATTACGGTGCAGATGTATGCTAATCGAAAAACATGGCCACTTGAATCGACTGATGTCGTTGTGACAACAGATTCAGAAGGCGCGACCTCTCACCTTACAAGAGAAATTACTTTCAAAGGTAATCTTGATGAAGAACAAAAAACTCGTCTTTTAGAAATTGCCAATAAATGTCCGATTCATAAATTGCTCACAAGTCACATTGAAATCGAGACAATTCTTAAGAACTAA
- a CDS encoding pirin family protein, with protein sequence MLKVRKSSERGVGAHGWLNSQHTFSFANYYDPNHMGFRSLRVINEDRIEGGTGFGAHPHNDMEIISYVVSGALEHSDSMGTKAVIRPGEVQRMSAASGVVHSEYNKLPDEQAHFFQIWIQPNKIGGTPGYGQKSFEEALSREKLVLVVSESGRDGSIDIKQDADIYISRLKASDTVDFKIRPQRGVWVQVIKGSLNVNGTDLNVGDAVSVNDEALLTFKAKDQSEFILFDLA encoded by the coding sequence ATGTTAAAAGTTAGAAAATCATCAGAACGCGGAGTAGGAGCACATGGTTGGCTAAACTCACAACACACATTTTCATTTGCCAACTATTACGATCCAAATCATATGGGTTTTAGATCTTTAAGAGTTATCAACGAAGATAGAATTGAAGGTGGCACAGGTTTTGGAGCTCACCCACACAATGATATGGAGATTATCTCTTATGTTGTCAGTGGAGCTCTTGAGCACAGTGATTCGATGGGAACCAAAGCGGTTATCCGTCCAGGCGAAGTGCAAAGAATGAGTGCGGCCAGTGGAGTTGTTCACTCGGAGTACAATAAACTTCCAGATGAACAAGCTCACTTCTTTCAAATCTGGATTCAACCAAATAAGATTGGTGGGACACCTGGATACGGGCAAAAATCATTTGAAGAAGCACTAAGCAGAGAGAAGCTGGTTTTAGTTGTATCGGAAAGTGGTCGTGATGGTTCAATCGATATTAAACAGGACGCTGATATTTATATCTCTCGCTTAAAAGCTTCCGATACTGTCGACTTCAAGATTCGTCCACAAAGAGGAGTCTGGGTTCAGGTTATTAAGGGAAGTTTAAATGTAAACGGAACTGACCTGAATGTTGGAGACGCGGTATCAGTAAATGATGAAGCATTATTAACATTCAAAGCGAAAGATCAAAGTGAATTTATTCTTTTTGACTTAGCTTAA
- the rlmF gene encoding 23S rRNA (adenine(1618)-N(6))-methyltransferase RlmF, translating into MNEKTGLHPRNKHKSSYDFKELIASYPKLTPFVQKNKFNNESIDFSNPQAVIALNSALLKHFYNVGQWEIPKDYLCPPIPGRADYIHQIADLLTPANSSIPQGPTIKMLDIGVGANCVYPLIANSEYGWSVVGTDIDETAVNNALKIVDNNKLSSDIKIVLQKDKTKYFTNVIGANDFYNVVVCNPPFHSSIEEARAGTEKKNRNLGLKKNVQNFGGQSNELWCEGGELSFIMKMIQESVPFKNNVQWFSTMVSKSTTLPFIYDELKRLNAVSFKTIDLAQGQKKSRIVAWTFKVI; encoded by the coding sequence ATGAATGAAAAAACAGGTCTACACCCAAGAAACAAGCACAAATCCTCTTACGATTTTAAGGAGCTGATTGCCAGCTACCCTAAACTCACACCGTTCGTGCAAAAGAATAAATTCAATAACGAGTCGATTGATTTTTCAAATCCTCAGGCCGTCATCGCACTTAACAGTGCTTTGTTAAAACATTTTTACAATGTTGGTCAGTGGGAAATTCCGAAAGACTATTTATGCCCACCCATTCCAGGTCGCGCTGATTATATTCACCAGATTGCGGATCTTTTAACTCCCGCAAATAGTTCTATCCCTCAAGGACCAACTATTAAAATGCTTGATATCGGAGTTGGAGCAAACTGTGTGTATCCGTTAATTGCTAACAGCGAATACGGATGGAGTGTTGTTGGAACAGATATCGATGAAACGGCAGTCAACAATGCTCTCAAGATTGTAGACAACAATAAACTTTCTTCTGACATTAAAATTGTCCTGCAAAAAGATAAAACAAAATACTTCACGAACGTGATTGGCGCTAACGACTTCTACAATGTAGTTGTTTGCAACCCTCCATTCCACTCTTCAATTGAAGAGGCACGTGCGGGGACAGAAAAGAAAAACAGAAACCTTGGCCTGAAAAAAAATGTCCAGAACTTCGGTGGTCAAAGCAATGAGCTTTGGTGCGAAGGTGGAGAACTTTCTTTCATCATGAAAATGATTCAGGAAAGTGTACCTTTCAAAAATAATGTTCAGTGGTTTAGTACAATGGTTTCTAAATCAACTACGCTGCCTTTTATCTACGATGAATTAAAAAGGCTAAATGCTGTCTCGTTTAAGACGATCGACCTGGCACAAGGGCAAAAGAAGAGTCGTATCGTGGCCTGGACTTTTAAAGTTATCTAA